Proteins found in one Actinokineospora alba genomic segment:
- a CDS encoding glycosyltransferase: MTQPVTAGVAAVVLDLAVAQQRSGWSVGIVCPPEGWLAERAREARIEVWPWAATRMPRPSSAAEAVRLRRILHKASPDVVHLHSSKAGLVGRVALRGRVPTIFQPHLWSFQTAGGLLRRACGAWERVASRWTHQLVCVSDDELAAGRAVGVSGAAEVVCNGVDTGRLRPGDRAAARTRLGLHLNAPTVVCVGRLARLKGQDQLLAAWPAILAAVPTARLVFVGDGPMGDTWRERIAVARHESVQWRGHCDAVADFYTAADVVALPSRAEGMALVPLEAMACGRSVVAFDVGGVRQSVASAGAVVPEGSVPALAFAIVRRLADPAFAAREGELARLRAETLFDRDRATEQIATLVEKLVSPRESG; the protein is encoded by the coding sequence GTGACGCAGCCGGTGACTGCGGGGGTGGCCGCCGTGGTGCTGGATTTGGCGGTGGCGCAACAGCGATCGGGGTGGTCTGTCGGCATCGTGTGTCCGCCTGAGGGGTGGCTTGCCGAACGCGCGCGGGAGGCGCGGATCGAGGTGTGGCCCTGGGCCGCGACCCGGATGCCCAGGCCGTCGTCGGCGGCGGAAGCGGTGCGGCTGCGCCGGATACTGCACAAGGCCTCGCCGGATGTGGTGCATCTGCACAGTTCCAAGGCGGGGCTGGTGGGCCGGGTCGCGCTGCGCGGGCGGGTGCCGACGATCTTCCAGCCGCACCTGTGGTCCTTCCAGACGGCCGGCGGGCTCCTGCGTCGGGCGTGCGGCGCCTGGGAACGGGTCGCTTCACGGTGGACGCATCAGCTGGTGTGCGTGAGTGACGACGAACTGGCGGCGGGTCGGGCCGTCGGGGTTTCCGGGGCGGCCGAGGTGGTCTGCAACGGGGTCGACACCGGGCGTCTGCGCCCTGGGGACCGCGCGGCGGCCCGAACCCGCCTGGGTCTGCACCTGAACGCGCCGACGGTGGTGTGCGTGGGGCGGCTTGCCCGGCTCAAGGGCCAGGATCAGCTGCTCGCGGCCTGGCCCGCGATACTCGCCGCCGTCCCCACCGCCCGCCTGGTGTTCGTCGGAGACGGACCGATGGGAGACACCTGGCGCGAACGCATCGCGGTCGCACGGCACGAGTCCGTCCAGTGGCGGGGCCATTGCGACGCGGTCGCGGACTTCTACACCGCGGCGGACGTCGTGGCCCTGCCGTCGAGGGCGGAGGGGATGGCGCTGGTGCCGCTGGAGGCGATGGCCTGCGGCCGGTCGGTGGTGGCGTTCGACGTCGGTGGCGTGCGGCAGAGCGTGGCGAGCGCGGGTGCTGTCGTGCCTGAGGGGAGCGTCCCGGCGTTGGCCTTCGCGATCGTGCGCAGGCTGGCCGATCCGGCTTTCGCGGCCCGAGAGGGCGAGCTGGCGAGACTGCGCGCCGAGACCCTGTTCGACCGTGATCGTGCGACGGAGCAGATCGCCACGCTCGTCGAGAAACTCGTCTCCCCCAGGGAGTCCGGATGA
- a CDS encoding glycosyltransferase family 4 protein, with product MTDRLRVAYLLTQDHGGPVDLTVRLAATLIASGEADVRVFGPLPRRGAELVEGHHELIAVPRKGDLGAARRARAALRAWKPTVVHAQDRRAGLVSAGLPRVVHTYHGVPDDVSEPWFRGTRGAPPPSRYTRAVLTADAVVARVVARTVVPAPSMATFLTGRLRVPTHRVVHIDNCVSMGEASPAPGPVRKLLFAGLLVERKGLDLLLEALATPGTMPSDATLTVAGDGPERARAERLADRPGLRGRVRFLGFRTDVPVLLRQHDAFVLPSRMEQQPLVIAEAMAAGKPVLATDTGGVADMLTVPGAHRYLAVPGDVHDLAKQLRALFAAPAHNGDLLAASARSRFSPETCAQQHLTLYRDLAKG from the coding sequence ATGACCGACCGGCTTCGGGTCGCGTACCTGCTGACCCAGGACCACGGCGGGCCGGTGGACCTCACCGTGCGCCTGGCCGCCACCCTGATCGCGTCCGGCGAGGCCGACGTCCGCGTCTTCGGCCCGCTGCCGCGGCGCGGTGCTGAGCTCGTCGAGGGGCACCACGAGCTCATCGCGGTACCGCGCAAGGGAGACCTGGGGGCGGCGCGGAGGGCAAGGGCCGCGCTGCGGGCGTGGAAGCCCACCGTGGTGCACGCCCAGGACCGCCGAGCGGGCTTGGTCAGCGCGGGCCTACCCCGGGTGGTCCACACCTACCACGGCGTCCCGGACGACGTAAGCGAACCGTGGTTCCGCGGCACCCGGGGCGCGCCCCCGCCGTCGAGGTACACCCGGGCCGTCCTGACGGCCGACGCCGTGGTGGCGCGCGTCGTCGCCCGCACGGTGGTCCCGGCCCCCAGCATGGCCACGTTCCTCACCGGCCGGCTCCGCGTCCCCACGCACCGGGTCGTGCACATCGACAACTGCGTGTCGATGGGCGAGGCCTCCCCCGCGCCCGGCCCGGTCCGGAAGTTGCTGTTCGCCGGTCTCCTGGTGGAGCGCAAGGGTTTGGACCTCCTCCTCGAGGCGCTGGCCACCCCCGGCACCATGCCCTCCGACGCGACCCTCACCGTGGCGGGCGATGGACCCGAACGCGCCCGGGCGGAACGTCTGGCCGACCGACCGGGTTTGCGCGGCCGGGTCCGCTTCCTGGGGTTCAGGACGGATGTGCCGGTTCTCCTGCGCCAGCACGACGCTTTCGTGTTGCCGTCCCGGATGGAGCAGCAGCCCCTGGTGATCGCGGAGGCCATGGCGGCGGGGAAGCCGGTGCTGGCCACCGACACCGGCGGCGTCGCCGACATGCTCACCGTGCCTGGGGCGCACCGGTATTTGGCGGTCCCTGGTGATGTTCACGACTTGGCCAAGCAGCTCCGTGCTCTCTTCGCCGCTCCCGCACACAACGGCGATCTTCTGGCGGCGAGCGCCCGTTCCCGCTTCTCCCCGGAAACCTGCGCCCAGCAACACCTCACGCTGTACCGGGACCTCGCCAAGGGTTGA
- a CDS encoding HAD family hydrolase: protein MCLDIDDTVIDFTGSARSALTELIGRDDMWPAWQRVTDEHSAMVVSGELDYDTMRRTRTKAFLADLGALLDDDAVAVLEDRRLAQMRQSWTLFPDARPCLDWLRAAGFMIAAVTNASAPHQRARLAAQGISRYFDVVVSAGELGVAKPDPAIFHAACAQLGVHPSETLHIGDRLDLDALAARSAGLHGVWLDRTGGDEHPDTTVPVIETLADLPELLVTDYRTPTLTSASGVPTPRR from the coding sequence GTGTGCCTGGATATCGACGACACAGTGATCGATTTCACTGGCTCGGCAAGATCGGCACTCACCGAATTGATCGGCCGCGACGACATGTGGCCCGCCTGGCAGCGCGTCACCGACGAGCACAGCGCCATGGTCGTCTCCGGCGAACTCGACTACGACACCATGCGCCGCACCCGCACGAAGGCGTTCCTCGCCGACCTGGGCGCACTCCTCGACGACGACGCCGTGGCGGTGCTGGAAGACCGCAGACTCGCCCAGATGCGCCAGTCGTGGACCCTGTTCCCCGACGCCCGCCCCTGCCTCGACTGGCTCCGCGCAGCAGGCTTCATGATCGCCGCTGTGACCAACGCCTCAGCCCCCCACCAGCGCGCACGCCTCGCCGCACAAGGCATCTCCCGGTACTTCGACGTCGTCGTCAGCGCCGGAGAACTGGGCGTCGCCAAGCCCGACCCAGCGATCTTCCACGCGGCCTGCGCCCAACTGGGCGTACACCCCAGCGAAACCCTCCACATCGGCGACCGCCTCGACCTGGATGCCCTGGCCGCCCGCTCAGCAGGCCTCCACGGCGTCTGGCTAGACCGCACCGGCGGCGACGAACACCCGGACACCACCGTGCCGGTGATCGAGACCCTCGCCGACCTGCCCGAACTCCTCGTCACGGACTACCGCACACCGACACTGACCAGCGCCTCCGGAGTCCCCACCCCACGCCGGTAG
- the gltX gene encoding glutamate--tRNA ligase: MSTPDANTPVRARFCPSPTGTPHVGLIRTALFNWAFARHNGGKLVFRIEDTDAARDSEESYVALLDALRWLGLDWDEGPEVGGDYGPYRQSERGDRYAEVIRKLTEAGELYESFSTNEEVEERRKAAGQDPKLGYDNFDRDLTDADKVKLRAEGREPTLRLRMPDRAIGFTDLIRGDISFPAGSVPDPVLVRANGQPLYTLVNPVDDALMRITHVLRGEDLLPSTPRQIALYEALQRVGVAEFTPHFGHMPLVRGEGNKKLSKRDPQSNLFAYRERGFVPEGMLNYLALLGWSIADDRDIFTMAEMIEAFEIGKVSSNPARFDLKKAEAINAEHVRALAPAEFVSRTLPYLISAGLLPAEPTAEQVATVDAIAPMVQERVIVLADAAGMMRFLFTPEDEFAPEEDSAAKALGPDAKPVLDASIEALEGLGEWTTPAIEEALKAALIDGLGLKPRKAFAPVRVAATGRTVSPPLYESLELLGRDRTLSRLRAALP, from the coding sequence ATGAGCACTCCTGACGCAAACACCCCAGTCCGAGCCCGCTTCTGCCCGTCTCCGACCGGCACCCCGCACGTCGGGCTCATCCGTACAGCGCTGTTCAACTGGGCTTTCGCCCGGCACAACGGCGGCAAACTCGTCTTCCGCATCGAGGACACCGACGCCGCGCGCGACTCCGAGGAGAGCTACGTCGCCCTCCTCGACGCGCTTCGCTGGCTCGGACTCGACTGGGATGAAGGCCCCGAGGTCGGCGGCGACTACGGCCCGTACCGGCAGAGCGAGCGCGGTGACCGCTACGCCGAGGTCATCCGGAAGCTGACCGAGGCGGGCGAGCTCTACGAGTCGTTCTCCACCAACGAGGAGGTGGAGGAGCGGCGCAAGGCGGCCGGACAGGACCCGAAGCTCGGGTACGACAACTTCGACCGCGACCTCACCGACGCCGACAAGGTCAAGTTGCGGGCCGAGGGGCGCGAGCCGACCCTGCGGCTGCGCATGCCCGACCGCGCCATCGGCTTCACCGACCTCATCCGCGGCGACATCAGCTTCCCGGCCGGAAGCGTGCCCGACCCGGTGCTGGTCCGCGCGAACGGCCAGCCGCTCTACACCCTGGTCAACCCGGTCGACGACGCTCTCATGCGGATCACCCACGTGCTGCGCGGCGAGGACCTGCTGCCGTCCACGCCGCGGCAGATCGCGCTCTACGAGGCATTGCAGCGGGTCGGCGTCGCCGAGTTCACCCCGCATTTCGGACACATGCCATTGGTGCGCGGCGAGGGCAACAAGAAACTGTCCAAGCGCGATCCACAGTCGAATCTGTTCGCCTACCGCGAGCGTGGATTCGTCCCAGAAGGAATGCTCAACTATCTCGCGCTGCTCGGTTGGTCCATTGCGGACGACCGTGACATCTTCACCATGGCGGAGATGATCGAGGCATTCGAGATCGGCAAAGTCAGCTCCAATCCGGCGCGATTCGACCTCAAGAAGGCCGAAGCCATCAATGCCGAACACGTGCGCGCGCTGGCGCCCGCGGAGTTCGTCAGCCGGACGCTGCCTTATCTGATTTCCGCCGGATTGCTCCCGGCCGAGCCGACCGCCGAGCAGGTGGCCACAGTGGACGCGATCGCGCCGATGGTGCAGGAGCGAGTCATCGTGCTCGCCGACGCGGCCGGGATGATGCGGTTCCTGTTCACCCCCGAGGACGAATTCGCCCCCGAGGAGGACTCGGCGGCGAAGGCGCTCGGACCGGACGCCAAGCCCGTCCTCGACGCGAGCATCGAGGCGCTCGAGGGCCTCGGCGAGTGGACCACCCCCGCCATCGAGGAGGCGCTCAAGGCGGCACTGATCGACGGCCTGGGTCTCAAGCCGCGGAAGGCTTTCGCCCCCGTGCGGGTCGCCGCGACCGGCCGCACGGTGTCCCCGCCGCTGTACGAGTCCCTGGAACTGCTCGGCCGCGACCGCACCCTCTCGAGGCTGCGCGCCGCACTGCCGTAA
- a CDS encoding FAD-dependent oxidoreductase, which yields MDRTTVCVAGGGPAGMVLGLLLARAGIEVTVLEKHDDFLRDFRGDTVHPPTLDLLDDLGLGKQFAALPQSRIQQVQVPYKGGSLVLGDLSLLRGRHDYIAMVPQWDLLDLLAKAAREEPTFTLRMGTEATGLIRENGRVAGVTYTTRDGGSGRIHADLTVACDGRTSLLRAEAGLRSKPYPTPMDVWWYRLPKHDGDPSGIVGLLGNHRAAVMIDRADYWQCATLIRKGTDAQARRTPIENLMRDMAEAAPWLADRADALSSWDDVKVLDVKLDRLRQWHIDGLLCLGDAAHAMSPVGGVGINLAVQDAVAAARLLAAPIKRGTLSTKDLAKVRRRRLLPTVVVQTMQRIAHAKALKPALDGEVNIAQSVVPPRPLRLMARIPALRRIPALIVGRGLLTEPTPVFARR from the coding sequence ATGGACCGCACGACGGTGTGCGTGGCGGGCGGCGGGCCCGCGGGGATGGTTCTGGGGCTGCTGCTGGCAAGGGCGGGCATCGAGGTCACGGTGCTGGAGAAGCACGACGACTTCCTGCGTGACTTCCGCGGCGACACCGTGCACCCGCCGACGTTGGACCTGCTCGACGACCTGGGCCTGGGCAAGCAGTTCGCGGCGCTGCCGCAGAGCCGGATCCAGCAGGTCCAGGTCCCGTACAAGGGCGGCTCGCTCGTCCTCGGCGACCTGTCCCTGCTGCGCGGCAGGCACGACTACATCGCGATGGTCCCCCAGTGGGACCTGCTCGACCTGCTGGCCAAGGCCGCACGGGAGGAGCCGACGTTCACCCTGCGGATGGGCACGGAGGCGACCGGGCTGATCCGCGAGAACGGCCGCGTGGCCGGCGTGACATACACGACCAGAGACGGTGGGAGCGGCCGGATCCACGCGGACCTGACGGTCGCCTGCGACGGCCGGACCTCGCTGCTGCGGGCGGAGGCGGGCCTGCGGTCGAAGCCCTACCCCACCCCCATGGACGTCTGGTGGTACCGCCTCCCGAAGCACGACGGCGACCCCTCGGGCATCGTCGGCCTGCTCGGCAACCACCGCGCCGCCGTGATGATCGACCGCGCCGACTACTGGCAGTGCGCCACCCTCATCCGCAAGGGCACCGACGCGCAAGCCCGCCGGACCCCGATCGAGAACCTGATGCGGGACATGGCCGAAGCGGCCCCCTGGCTGGCCGACCGCGCCGACGCCCTGTCCTCGTGGGACGACGTCAAGGTGCTCGACGTCAAGCTCGACCGCCTGCGCCAGTGGCACATCGACGGCCTGCTCTGCCTGGGCGACGCGGCCCACGCGATGTCCCCGGTCGGCGGGGTCGGCATCAACCTCGCCGTCCAGGACGCGGTCGCGGCGGCTCGACTGCTCGCGGCTCCGATCAAGCGCGGCACGTTGTCCACAAAGGACCTGGCGAAGGTGCGGCGCAGGCGGCTGCTGCCCACGGTCGTGGTGCAGACGATGCAGCGGATCGCCCACGCGAAGGCCCTCAAGCCCGCGCTGGACGGCGAGGTGAACATCGCCCAGTCCGTGGTCCCGCCGAGGCCGCTGCGGCTGATGGCCCGAATCCCGGCCCTGCGCCGGATCCCGGCCTTGATCGTCGGCCGGGGCCTGCTCACCGAGCCGACCCCGGTCTTCGCCCGCCGCTGA
- a CDS encoding fumarylacetoacetate hydrolase family protein, which produces MRIARIAHPEGVAFVAVEGDGNDLVAAEIAEHPFGTPTFTGRRWPLADTRLLAPILPTKIVCVGKNYADHAKEMGGEAPAHPVIFMKPSTTVVGPGAAIKLPRDSDHVDFEGELAVVIGMPCRDVPAARAKDVILGYTIANDVTARDQQKADGQFTRAKGHDTFCPLGPWIETSVSPDDLDIKTTVDDEVKQDSSTAFMIHDVAKLVEWVSAVMTLLPGDIILTGTPAGVGQIKDGQSVSVSITGLGTLTNPVTLR; this is translated from the coding sequence GTGCGTATCGCTCGAATTGCCCATCCGGAAGGTGTCGCCTTCGTCGCCGTCGAAGGCGACGGGAACGACCTGGTCGCGGCCGAGATCGCCGAGCATCCCTTCGGGACGCCCACGTTCACCGGACGCCGGTGGCCGCTGGCCGACACCAGGCTGCTCGCCCCGATCCTGCCCACGAAGATCGTGTGCGTCGGCAAGAACTACGCCGACCACGCGAAGGAGATGGGCGGGGAGGCCCCGGCCCACCCGGTCATCTTCATGAAGCCGTCCACGACGGTCGTCGGCCCCGGCGCGGCCATCAAGCTGCCGCGCGACTCCGATCACGTCGACTTCGAGGGCGAGCTGGCGGTCGTCATCGGCATGCCGTGCCGCGACGTCCCGGCCGCGCGCGCGAAGGACGTGATCCTGGGCTACACGATCGCCAACGACGTGACCGCGCGCGACCAGCAGAAGGCCGACGGCCAGTTCACCCGGGCCAAGGGGCACGACACGTTCTGCCCGCTGGGGCCGTGGATCGAGACGTCGGTCTCGCCCGACGACCTCGACATCAAGACCACTGTGGACGACGAGGTCAAGCAGGACTCCAGCACCGCGTTCATGATCCACGACGTGGCCAAGCTGGTCGAATGGGTCTCCGCCGTCATGACCCTGCTCCCCGGCGACATCATCCTGACCGGCACCCCCGCGGGCGTCGGCCAGATCAAGGACGGCCAGAGCGTCTCGGTCTCCATCACCGGCCTCGGCACCCTCACCAACCCGGTCACCCTCCGCTGA
- a CDS encoding lipoprotein — protein sequence MRRIQVAAAIVSVAIAVTGCAGGGTPPGNAAPPPSSAPPASDVWHARATPAASAKRVGTPDTCTMPVAFDIAQQWEVVPTPPSGSPRGGLALACQVKESSGKAAFLRAWVGREAGSTPRGALEKFLESEGAISDPQYRDTGVGMGEGVEVTYVKDKGARARAFAMVTPLRSVVVSVTADDDADYDKALPGYLLAKDTLTPTER from the coding sequence GTGCGTCGGATTCAGGTAGCGGCGGCAATCGTGTCGGTCGCGATCGCGGTGACCGGGTGTGCGGGTGGCGGAACTCCGCCGGGCAACGCCGCGCCGCCGCCCAGTTCGGCGCCCCCCGCCTCCGACGTCTGGCACGCCCGTGCGACGCCCGCGGCGTCCGCGAAGCGGGTCGGCACACCGGACACCTGCACGATGCCGGTGGCGTTCGACATCGCCCAGCAGTGGGAGGTCGTGCCCACGCCACCGAGCGGGTCGCCGCGCGGCGGTCTCGCCCTGGCCTGCCAGGTCAAGGAGAGCAGTGGGAAGGCGGCGTTCCTGCGGGCGTGGGTCGGCCGTGAGGCGGGCTCGACCCCGCGCGGGGCGCTGGAGAAGTTCCTCGAGAGCGAGGGCGCCATCTCCGACCCGCAGTACCGCGACACGGGCGTCGGCATGGGCGAGGGAGTCGAGGTGACCTACGTCAAAGACAAGGGAGCCCGCGCCCGCGCGTTCGCCATGGTCACGCCGCTGCGTTCGGTGGTCGTCTCCGTTACCGCCGACGACGACGCCGACTACGACAAGGCCCTCCCCGGCTACCTCCTGGCCAAGGACACCCTCACCCCCACCGAGCGCTGA
- the cimA gene encoding citramalate synthase, which produces MTRTTPAGTPLGDTFHVYDTTLRDGAQREGISYSVTDKLAVARLLDDLGVGFIEGGWPGAMPKDTEFFARAAKELDLKHAALVAFGSTRRAGAKAATDPQVRALLDSQAPVITLVAKSDRRHIELALRTDVDEAAEMVRDTVAFLVAEGRRVFLDAEHFFDGYAFDPDTALRVIGAGMEAGADVAVLCDTNGGQLPLGLAETVRTVIDRTGFRVGIHCQDDTSCAVANSVAAVQAGASHVQCTANGYGERAGNADLFAVIGNLVTKLGMQVLPTEAMPELTRVSHALAEIANIAPDTHQAYVGTSAFAHKAGLHASAIKVDPELYNHIDPVIVGNDMRVLVTEMAGRASLELKGHELGVDLAGRPDALNNALAKVKELEARGWSFEAADASLELLLRDEVGGAEAVRSPFELESYRVILDHRIDGEVVSEATVKVHVAGRRVIATAEGNGPVHALDAALRKALVPHLPWLDDVELTDYKVRILTSGGSPRATEHGTDAVTRVLVQSTDHGLEWTTVGVHGNIVEASWLALCDALTHKAMRVRAGVPTGGGLRP; this is translated from the coding sequence GTGACCCGCACGACGCCCGCAGGCACACCGCTCGGCGACACCTTCCACGTCTACGACACCACCCTGCGCGACGGTGCCCAGCGGGAAGGCATCTCCTACTCCGTCACCGACAAGCTCGCGGTGGCCCGCCTGCTCGACGACCTGGGCGTCGGCTTCATCGAGGGCGGCTGGCCGGGCGCCATGCCCAAGGACACCGAGTTCTTCGCCCGCGCGGCCAAGGAACTCGACCTCAAGCACGCCGCGCTGGTCGCGTTCGGCTCGACCCGGCGCGCGGGCGCCAAGGCCGCGACGGACCCGCAGGTCAGGGCCCTGCTCGACTCCCAGGCGCCGGTCATCACCCTGGTCGCCAAGTCCGACCGCAGGCACATCGAACTCGCCCTGCGCACCGACGTCGACGAGGCCGCGGAGATGGTGCGCGACACCGTCGCGTTCCTGGTCGCCGAGGGCAGGCGGGTGTTCCTCGACGCCGAGCACTTCTTCGACGGCTACGCCTTCGACCCCGACACCGCGCTGCGCGTCATCGGCGCGGGCATGGAGGCGGGCGCCGACGTCGCCGTCCTGTGCGACACCAACGGCGGACAGCTCCCGCTCGGCCTGGCCGAGACGGTCCGCACGGTCATCGACCGCACCGGCTTCCGGGTCGGCATCCACTGCCAGGACGACACGTCCTGCGCGGTGGCCAACAGCGTCGCGGCTGTGCAGGCGGGCGCGAGCCACGTCCAGTGCACCGCGAACGGTTACGGAGAGCGGGCGGGCAACGCCGACCTGTTCGCCGTGATCGGAAATCTCGTGACCAAGCTCGGCATGCAGGTGCTACCCACCGAAGCCATGCCCGAGCTCACCCGGGTCTCCCATGCTCTGGCCGAGATCGCCAACATCGCTCCCGACACCCACCAGGCCTATGTCGGGACGTCAGCGTTCGCTCACAAGGCGGGCCTGCACGCGAGCGCGATCAAGGTCGACCCGGAGCTTTACAACCACATCGATCCGGTCATCGTCGGCAACGACATGCGGGTGCTGGTCACCGAGATGGCCGGCCGGGCCAGCCTGGAGCTCAAGGGACACGAGCTCGGGGTCGACCTGGCCGGCAGGCCTGACGCGTTGAACAACGCGCTGGCCAAGGTCAAGGAACTGGAGGCGCGCGGCTGGTCGTTCGAAGCCGCCGACGCCTCCCTGGAACTGCTGCTGCGCGACGAGGTCGGCGGCGCCGAGGCGGTCCGCTCGCCGTTCGAGCTGGAGTCCTACCGGGTGATCCTCGACCACCGCATCGACGGCGAGGTCGTGTCCGAGGCCACGGTGAAGGTGCACGTCGCGGGCCGTCGGGTCATCGCCACCGCGGAGGGGAACGGTCCGGTCCACGCCCTGGACGCGGCGCTGCGCAAGGCGCTGGTGCCGCACCTGCCGTGGCTCGACGACGTCGAACTGACCGACTACAAGGTCCGCATTCTCACCTCCGGTGGCAGCCCGCGTGCAACCGAACACGGCACCGATGCCGTCACCAGGGTGTTGGTGCAGTCCACGGACCACGGGCTCGAATGGACCACGGTCGGCGTGCACGGCAACATCGTGGAGGCCAGTTGGCTGGCCCTCTGCGACGCGCTGACGCACAAGGCCATGCGTGTGCGTGCGGGTGTGCCGACAGGTGGGGGCCTGCGTCCGTAG
- a CDS encoding class I SAM-dependent methyltransferase, giving the protein MDTITARKWLDRWDTQQERYVADREERFRVVIDVVRQATAGIAKPRIVDIGCGPGSLAERLADALPHAEIVGVDADPLLLDMANSAARNDVRFVRALLGDPAWADAVGMAGEWDAVVSSTALHWLSPTELAQVFATAAGRLRPGGVLVNADNMHLAGPLDEFAKVVLAERAKRVGVVDNEDWRSWWDALLAEPGMDALVAERSKVTYSHDSSSGLTVGEYVALLTGAGFAAAGPVWQFGDDHVVVAVR; this is encoded by the coding sequence GTGGACACGATAACCGCACGGAAGTGGCTGGACCGGTGGGACACCCAGCAGGAGCGCTACGTCGCCGACCGGGAAGAGCGGTTCCGGGTCGTCATCGACGTGGTCCGGCAGGCAACGGCGGGGATCGCCAAGCCGAGGATCGTCGACATCGGCTGCGGCCCCGGCTCGCTGGCCGAACGTCTCGCCGACGCGCTGCCGCACGCCGAGATCGTCGGTGTCGACGCGGACCCGCTCCTGCTCGACATGGCTAACTCCGCCGCCCGCAACGACGTCCGCTTCGTCCGTGCCCTGCTGGGCGACCCGGCTTGGGCCGACGCGGTCGGCATGGCGGGGGAGTGGGACGCGGTTGTCTCCAGCACCGCGCTGCACTGGCTCTCCCCGACCGAGTTGGCCCAGGTGTTCGCCACGGCGGCGGGCAGGCTCCGGCCCGGAGGTGTGTTGGTCAACGCCGACAACATGCACCTGGCCGGCCCGCTCGACGAGTTCGCCAAGGTCGTCCTGGCGGAGCGCGCGAAGCGGGTGGGCGTCGTGGACAACGAGGACTGGCGGTCCTGGTGGGACGCCCTGCTCGCCGAGCCCGGGATGGACGCGCTGGTCGCCGAGCGCTCCAAGGTCACCTACTCCCACGACTCGTCCAGCGGCCTCACGGTGGGCGAATACGTGGCCCTGCTGACCGGCGCGGGCTTCGCCGCGGCGGGTCCGGTCTGGCAGTTCGGCGACGACCACGTCGTGGTCGCGGTCCGCTGA
- a CDS encoding CGNR zinc finger domain-containing protein, whose amino-acid sequence MDFDSHSSVVTQAALALMNDVSPGHRRGRPFSAPEDLPEAVAQAIASVNPKWNELPDAAEAAKLVGWAVRLHAAITALDAGDVDGACVEVNRVMREAGALPTLSRHDGEPWHLHFHAVDAPWAESWASSMATGLAIVLGNASVERLGICNAPACDRAYLDVSRNGTRRFCCTACQNRVKAAAFRARQSG is encoded by the coding sequence GTGGATTTCGACAGTCACTCAAGTGTGGTCACCCAGGCGGCGCTGGCGTTGATGAACGACGTGTCCCCGGGACACCGGCGCGGCCGCCCGTTCTCCGCGCCCGAGGACCTTCCGGAGGCTGTGGCCCAGGCGATCGCGTCGGTGAACCCGAAGTGGAATGAACTGCCTGATGCCGCCGAGGCCGCGAAGTTGGTGGGTTGGGCGGTGCGGCTGCACGCGGCCATCACGGCTTTGGACGCGGGCGATGTTGATGGGGCGTGCGTGGAGGTGAACCGCGTGATGCGGGAGGCGGGGGCGCTTCCCACGTTGTCTCGGCATGACGGTGAACCGTGGCACCTGCATTTCCATGCGGTGGACGCGCCGTGGGCGGAGAGTTGGGCTTCTTCGATGGCGACCGGGCTGGCGATCGTGCTGGGCAACGCTTCCGTTGAGCGGTTGGGGATCTGCAACGCGCCGGCTTGTGATCGGGCTTATTTGGACGTTTCGCGCAATGGGACTCGGCGGTTCTGTTGTACGGCTTGCCAGAATCGGGTCAAGGCTGCTGCGTTTCGGGCTCGGCAGTCTGGTTAG